In Spirosoma aureum, a single genomic region encodes these proteins:
- a CDS encoding beta strand repeat-containing protein, translated as MVYYYTSDVYSLRSSTTVGCIILFCLVLLGGLTAQAQRTWTGATSTDWNTAGNWNPANLPTASDDVIIPSAPSRQPILSTAGVAKSVVVNSGASLSITSGGTLTINGATNDGLNNSGIVRQAGTLIIGSSGVTLGGFGILNAGTFTNEASSGVIQIDRATGGIGNASSFTNAGQIRMGTAVPLTQQGIRNRTQLAGITAMFTNAAGGIIQVEQSGVNSIQNDVNSSFINSATITMGASTTSGNAGIFNSGTFTNNTGGEIRADRSSTLGISNVASATMTNSGKLVVGNTASVGTNGIETQGTFTNTAGGEIRVDRGSSGIVLSGTATVTNSGTIVIGAVAGLASSGIGVLGSGRFLNNAGGDIRIDRAETGILTGATSSTMINSGSVVIGTIAGNGTTVAGYFNNCLRNKGTLTNTATGVLILDRGAFYGILHETGVFQNTGQIKIGSIAPLPASLNGQTAPVGISNLAPSSNSAGGDIRIDGGSTGIRNFNSLTNTAQITLGGTTTLTTGIDNSKVTSVTSINGQFVNDAGGIIRIDQVLTGLSNNGGVFSNSATLIIGATPTVSNICILNYAGGSFTNAVTGLVDLHISGTSSDALANATSSAGMTTFANSGTLVIGRAVSTTYSFGINNEASFTNTATGLIRVDGTNFGIYNGIPTSSSAVFANNGTIRLAFQETTGQPGSGIWNLDKFSNQSGGKIYIDGYLGPGLLNSIKGEPLASRTTGTANFQNVGLIQIGASVQNGLAGILNNQQFSNNTGGFIQIDRTGQEGISNTNSGTLTASFTNNATISIGTSASIGTDGLFNTGTFANGSCATLTVFDNLANGSSFTNSGLFTLRTSQLHSNTGTLTNNGILEYPPGNPIPNVTNNKLIAAPVSSCSPSFIPALQLGGNNNQLTVGTTWYSDQALTQIAGTYNQSTNTFAPINKTPGSSQVVYFSVLDNASGCSKTVSVSTTLNATLLVVNIAANPSLTIATGQSTTLTASSGAPAGATTYQWSTGASTPSISINTAGTYSVTGTTGGCSSVTSVVVSVTCTPVYVTQTGAGSQNGSSWSNAYAGTSLQTAINQAATCVGIGSVWVAAGTYKPTTTNDRDGTFTMRPNVAIYGGFVGNETSLSQRPAISVTVPSSTTLSADIANNVNVSAYNLFRNGNNLTNTAVLDGFVLTFALANNTGAQAGKAVGGAMYNEAVGGVCSPTIRNCWFMNNYALTGGGALYNYASNGGDASPILENCRFQNNIVQNGSGGAIYNRAQSASGQLNYNTKSSPKILNCLFVNNVASSGNATSDGGGALYNYAYGGTASPIITGSSFQNNSATIRGGAICTNGSDDGAGSYTGTAKPVLINCSFQGNSAPVGQGSVMANIHINSATSTNATATLVNCIVFNNNGSVPFANTSGATVSLSYSLYEPGVDSQSGNTTGTGTISTNVSPFASTTGTQLSTGSAAINAGNPASTTATLGTSVDLGGNPRIVDGRIDMGAYEYPISACQGPITTVKAGSWDDPTVWSCGAVPVLTDVVQLNHAVSLPGSYIAQVKTLRYGAGGKLTYQTGAQVRLGF; from the coding sequence ATGGTTTATTATTACACATCCGACGTATACTCACTCCGCTCTTCGACTACCGTAGGATGTATCATTCTGTTTTGTCTCGTTTTACTGGGTGGATTGACAGCTCAGGCTCAGCGAACCTGGACGGGCGCTACCAGTACCGACTGGAACACGGCTGGCAACTGGAACCCGGCCAACTTGCCCACCGCCAGCGATGATGTGATCATTCCATCGGCCCCGTCCAGACAACCTATTCTCAGTACGGCAGGGGTAGCCAAATCTGTGGTGGTCAACAGTGGGGCTTCGCTGAGCATCACCAGCGGGGGAACACTGACTATCAATGGCGCTACGAACGATGGGCTGAATAATAGTGGTATAGTTAGACAGGCCGGTACGTTGATTATCGGCAGTTCAGGCGTTACGTTAGGAGGGTTTGGTATCCTGAATGCAGGTACGTTCACGAACGAGGCCAGTAGCGGAGTGATTCAGATTGACAGGGCTACGGGTGGCATTGGTAATGCTTCTTCCTTTACCAACGCGGGTCAAATTCGGATGGGAACCGCAGTGCCACTTACCCAGCAGGGCATCCGAAACCGGACTCAGCTCGCGGGGATCACGGCCATGTTTACCAATGCGGCAGGGGGCATCATTCAGGTTGAGCAGTCGGGCGTCAACAGCATTCAGAATGATGTGAATTCGAGCTTCATCAACTCGGCGACCATCACCATGGGCGCATCGACCACGAGTGGGAATGCTGGTATTTTTAATTCGGGTACATTCACGAATAATACAGGGGGTGAAATTCGCGCGGACCGATCCAGTACGCTCGGTATATCCAATGTCGCCAGTGCCACGATGACCAATTCGGGAAAGCTCGTAGTAGGTAATACCGCATCGGTTGGTACGAATGGTATCGAAACACAGGGAACATTCACCAATACGGCAGGGGGCGAAATTCGGGTCGATCGGGGTAGCTCCGGAATCGTTCTGAGTGGGACAGCCACCGTAACCAACTCGGGTACGATTGTTATTGGGGCAGTTGCGGGGTTAGCTTCATCGGGAATCGGTGTTCTGGGGTCGGGTCGCTTTCTCAATAATGCAGGGGGCGACATTCGGATCGACCGAGCCGAGACGGGCATTTTAACAGGGGCGACCTCCTCCACGATGATCAATTCGGGTTCGGTTGTCATTGGTACCATTGCCGGAAACGGGACTACTGTCGCCGGTTATTTCAATAATTGTCTTCGCAATAAGGGAACCCTGACCAACACTGCAACGGGTGTGCTTATTCTTGATCGGGGCGCTTTCTACGGAATTTTACACGAAACAGGTGTATTCCAGAATACAGGCCAAATCAAGATTGGCTCCATTGCCCCCCTCCCTGCCAGTTTGAATGGGCAAACAGCTCCGGTGGGGATTAGCAATTTGGCGCCGTCTAGCAATTCGGCCGGGGGCGATATCCGTATTGACGGGGGAAGTACGGGTATTCGAAACTTTAATTCATTGACCAATACGGCTCAGATCACGCTGGGTGGGACGACGACCCTAACGACCGGCATCGACAATTCTAAGGTCACGAGTGTTACGAGTATAAATGGTCAGTTCGTAAACGATGCAGGGGGGATTATTCGCATTGATCAGGTACTGACTGGCTTATCAAACAATGGGGGGGTGTTCAGCAACTCGGCTACCCTGATCATTGGCGCTACGCCAACGGTCAGCAACATTTGCATTCTAAACTATGCCGGCGGATCGTTTACGAATGCCGTAACGGGGCTCGTTGATCTCCATATTTCCGGGACTTCCTCTGATGCGCTTGCTAATGCTACTTCATCGGCGGGTATGACGACGTTTGCCAACAGTGGAACCTTAGTCATTGGCCGCGCGGTATCAACCACGTATTCATTTGGCATCAATAATGAAGCGTCCTTTACGAACACAGCTACGGGCTTGATTCGGGTTGATGGGACCAACTTTGGTATTTATAATGGTATTCCGACAAGCTCCAGCGCGGTCTTTGCCAATAACGGAACTATCCGGCTTGCCTTTCAGGAAACGACTGGGCAGCCAGGCAGTGGTATCTGGAACCTTGATAAATTCAGCAATCAGTCGGGCGGTAAAATATACATAGATGGCTATCTCGGCCCTGGGCTTCTGAACAGTATAAAGGGAGAACCGCTGGCGTCCAGAACAACCGGAACCGCCAATTTTCAGAATGTGGGACTGATCCAGATCGGAGCCAGCGTCCAGAATGGTCTGGCGGGCATTCTCAACAACCAACAATTCAGTAACAATACCGGTGGATTTATTCAGATTGATCGGACGGGGCAGGAGGGAATTAGTAATACCAATAGTGGCACCTTAACGGCCAGTTTCACCAACAATGCCACGATTTCCATCGGTACGTCGGCCAGCATTGGAACGGATGGCCTTTTCAATACGGGTACGTTCGCCAATGGTTCCTGTGCTACGTTGACGGTGTTCGATAATCTAGCCAACGGGAGCAGTTTCACCAATTCGGGCCTGTTTACCCTTAGAACCTCACAACTCCATAGCAACACAGGTACGTTGACGAACAACGGGATTCTGGAATATCCGCCAGGTAATCCCATTCCCAACGTAACAAATAATAAACTAATTGCCGCGCCTGTTAGCAGTTGCAGCCCCTCTTTCATCCCAGCCCTCCAATTGGGCGGCAACAACAATCAGCTAACGGTTGGCACTACGTGGTATTCCGATCAGGCGTTGACCCAGATAGCGGGGACCTACAACCAGAGCACCAATACGTTCGCACCCATCAACAAGACGCCAGGTAGCAGTCAGGTCGTTTATTTTTCGGTGTTGGACAACGCCAGTGGTTGCAGCAAAACTGTCTCTGTATCCACAACCCTGAACGCTACGTTACTGGTTGTCAACATTGCGGCTAATCCGTCATTAACCATCGCCACAGGGCAGAGCACTACGTTGACGGCATCATCCGGAGCGCCGGCCGGAGCTACTACGTATCAGTGGAGCACGGGGGCCAGTACGCCGTCCATTTCGATAAATACAGCCGGAACGTATTCGGTAACCGGCACCACTGGCGGCTGCTCTTCCGTAACCAGCGTAGTGGTAAGCGTTACGTGTACACCTGTATACGTAACACAGACTGGTGCGGGTTCACAGAATGGCAGTAGCTGGAGCAATGCCTATGCCGGAACATCGCTACAAACGGCTATTAATCAGGCGGCTACCTGCGTTGGCATTGGCTCGGTCTGGGTGGCCGCGGGTACGTATAAACCAACCACCACCAACGACCGCGACGGTACGTTCACGATGCGCCCCAACGTAGCGATCTACGGCGGATTTGTCGGCAACGAAACCTCGCTTAGCCAACGCCCTGCCATCAGCGTCACGGTTCCCTCCAGTACGACCCTCAGCGCCGATATTGCCAACAACGTCAATGTCAGTGCCTACAATCTGTTTCGCAACGGCAACAACCTGACCAACACGGCTGTTCTCGATGGCTTTGTATTAACTTTTGCCCTCGCTAATAACACTGGCGCTCAGGCTGGAAAAGCCGTTGGTGGGGCCATGTACAATGAAGCGGTCGGAGGAGTCTGTAGCCCAACCATCCGCAACTGCTGGTTTATGAACAATTACGCCTTAACCGGTGGGGGGGCTCTCTACAATTATGCTTCCAACGGAGGTGATGCCAGCCCGATTCTTGAGAATTGCCGTTTTCAGAACAATATCGTGCAAAATGGCAGCGGTGGAGCCATCTATAATCGCGCCCAGAGCGCCAGCGGCCAGCTTAATTACAACACTAAATCAAGCCCCAAAATCCTGAATTGCCTGTTCGTTAACAATGTAGCGTCGAGCGGAAATGCCACTTCTGATGGCGGTGGTGCCCTCTACAACTATGCCTATGGTGGCACCGCCAGTCCGATCATTACAGGTAGTTCGTTTCAGAACAACTCAGCCACCATCCGGGGTGGAGCTATCTGCACCAATGGCAGTGACGACGGTGCCGGAAGTTACACGGGTACGGCCAAGCCGGTTCTGATCAACTGCTCGTTTCAGGGCAACTCGGCCCCTGTCGGACAGGGGTCGGTCATGGCGAATATCCACATCAATAGTGCCACCAGCACCAATGCCACTGCTACATTGGTGAACTGTATCGTCTTCAACAACAATGGTTCCGTGCCTTTCGCTAATACGTCGGGAGCTACGGTAAGCTTATCGTACAGTTTGTATGAGCCGGGCGTTGACAGCCAATCGGGCAATACCACTGGCACAGGTACTATTTCAACCAACGTATCACCCTTCGCTAGCACAACTGGTACGCAACTGTCTACAGGGTCAGCCGCCATCAACGCGGGCAACCCAGCCTCGACTACCGCTACGTTAGGAACGAGTGTGGATCTTGGTGGCAATCCCCGAATTGTGGATGGCCGTATCGACATGGGCGCGTATGAGTATCCGATTAGTGCCTGTCAGGGGCCTATCACCACCGTTAAAGCCGGAAGTTGGGACGACCCAACAGTCTGGTCGTGCGGGGCAGTGCCGGTGCTTACGGATGTGGTTCAGCTCAACCATGCTGTCAGTCTGCCAGGCAGCTATATAGCCCAGGTCAAAACGCTACGCTACGGCGCGGGTGGGAAGTTGACTTACCAGACCGGGGCACAAGTGAGACTAGGCTTTTAA
- a CDS encoding YybH family protein, with the protein MKTKSSIRILAAFAALLLFAAGCNTTANEKPTTTEELSQMNRDFAAAINAKDAVAAANCYADEATLYPPNEPAVTGREAILNYWKGAIDAGATHVSIKTVATGSDGNLGWETGQFQMDVKTPDGKVVVDQGRYTELLKRNTDGKWVSIMGMWNADAPPVP; encoded by the coding sequence ATGAAGACCAAATCTTCTATACGAATCTTGGCCGCTTTTGCTGCCCTTCTCCTGTTTGCCGCCGGTTGCAACACCACTGCCAACGAAAAGCCTACCACTACCGAAGAACTGTCCCAGATGAACAGGGACTTTGCCGCTGCGATCAATGCCAAAGATGCCGTGGCGGCTGCGAACTGCTATGCCGATGAGGCTACGTTGTATCCGCCCAATGAGCCTGCCGTTACAGGTCGGGAGGCCATTCTCAACTACTGGAAGGGGGCTATTGACGCGGGGGCCACCCATGTATCCATCAAAACGGTTGCTACGGGTAGTGACGGGAACCTGGGGTGGGAAACGGGTCAATTCCAGATGGATGTAAAAACGCCCGATGGAAAAGTCGTGGTCGATCAGGGCCGGTACACCGAGTTGCTCAAACGCAATACAGACGGGAAATGGGTCTCCATCATGGGTATGTGGAATGCCGATGCACCACCCGTCCCTTGA